The following coding sequences lie in one Pseudomonas sp. SL4(2022) genomic window:
- a CDS encoding peptidylprolyl isomerase: MAKAMARHILVKTEAEAAALKKRIAAGEAFDILARKYSTCPSGKKGGDLGEVRPGQMVRAIDQVIFKKPVREVHGPVKSQFGYHLVQVFYRE; the protein is encoded by the coding sequence ATGGCTAAGGCAATGGCCCGCCACATTCTGGTGAAAACCGAAGCAGAAGCCGCCGCGCTGAAAAAGCGCATTGCCGCCGGCGAAGCATTTGACATACTGGCGCGCAAATATTCGACCTGTCCCTCCGGCAAGAAAGGCGGCGATCTGGGTGAGGTGCGTCCAGGTCAGATGGTGCGCGCCATCGATCAGGTGATCTTCAAAAAGCCGGTGCGTGAAGTACATGGGCCGGTGAAAAGCCAATTTGGCTACCATCTGGTGCAGGTTTTCTACCGCGAATAA
- a CDS encoding PilT/PilU family type 4a pilus ATPase has translation MDLNAMLKILSSQDGSDLYLSTGAPPCAKFNGVLKALSAEPLKSGEVADIAASVMDSAQREEFERELEMNLAISIAGVGRFRINIFKQRNEVSIVARNIKMDIPKFEDLKLPEVLLKTVMEKRGLVLFVGGTGSGKSTSLAALIDYRNRNSGGHIITIEDPVEYVHKHKKSIINQREVGVDTRSFHAALKNTLRQAPDVILIGEIRDRETMEHALAFADTGHLAISTLHANNANQALDRIINFFPEDRRPQLLNDLGNNLKAFVSQRLVKTIDGKRRAAVEVLLGTPTIRDLIKRNEFSEIKEIMEKSKNLGMQTFDQALIDLVNDGSIDEEEAVKNADSANNVRLKLKLYRDNPGASAPAAAPAPVAAAPTQAAPVAPAASAGEWGLELKLEDIEEEQQPEDPGRKGI, from the coding sequence ATGGACCTCAATGCCATGCTGAAAATCCTGTCCAGCCAGGACGGGTCCGACCTTTATCTTTCCACTGGGGCGCCACCCTGCGCCAAATTCAATGGTGTACTCAAGGCACTCAGCGCCGAACCGCTTAAGTCCGGGGAAGTAGCGGACATCGCCGCCTCGGTGATGGATAGCGCGCAGCGCGAGGAGTTTGAGCGAGAGCTGGAAATGAACCTGGCCATCTCGATTGCCGGAGTTGGGCGCTTTCGTATCAATATCTTCAAGCAGCGCAATGAAGTGTCGATCGTGGCGCGCAATATCAAGATGGACATTCCCAAGTTCGAAGACCTCAAGCTGCCCGAGGTGCTGCTCAAGACGGTGATGGAGAAACGCGGCCTGGTGTTGTTTGTCGGCGGTACCGGTTCGGGTAAATCCACGTCCTTGGCCGCGTTGATCGACTACCGCAACCGCAACAGCGGTGGGCACATCATCACCATCGAAGACCCGGTGGAGTATGTGCACAAGCACAAGAAATCGATCATCAATCAGCGTGAAGTGGGCGTGGACACGCGCAGTTTCCACGCCGCGTTGAAGAACACCCTGCGCCAAGCACCGGATGTGATTTTGATCGGCGAAATCCGCGACCGCGAGACCATGGAGCATGCTCTGGCGTTTGCCGATACCGGACACCTGGCCATCTCCACATTGCATGCGAACAACGCCAACCAGGCGCTAGACCGTATCATCAACTTCTTTCCGGAAGACCGTCGCCCGCAGTTGCTCAATGACCTGGGCAACAACCTCAAGGCGTTCGTCTCCCAGCGCCTGGTCAAAACCATCGATGGCAAGCGCCGCGCCGCTGTGGAAGTGCTGCTGGGTACGCCGACCATTCGTGACTTGATTAAGCGCAACGAGTTTTCCGAGATCAAGGAAATCATGGAAAAGTCGAAAAACCTCGGCATGCAGACCTTTGATCAGGCGCTGATCGACCTGGTCAACGATGGCTCGATTGATGAAGAAGAGGCGGTGAAAAACGCCGATTCGGCGAACAACGTACGCCTCAAGCTCAAACTCTACCGCGATAACCCAGGAGCCTCCGCGCCTGCCGCTGCTCCCGCACCAGTGGCGGCTGCACCGACACAGGCTGCGCCTGTGGCACCCGCAGCGTCGGCGGGAGAGTGGGGGCTGGAATTGAAGCTGGAAGATATCGAAGAGGAGCAGCAGCCTGAGGACCCTGGACGCAAAGGTATTTGA
- a CDS encoding substrate-binding periplasmic protein, with protein sequence MAVRWICLVVLLPSLSLSVTAQEPLELHMPDAPPLTFASFQGGYGMVGDVALAAISRAGYLSHIHVTPWLRAQQRVSRGQNMLIIPLSRTPEREALYTWIAPIAPLERAFFSLDAPVADFAEARKRYRRVAVGMGTAQMEILKDQGFTDEQIVSLKLGDNPARMLELKRVDAWFAGVPEGLYQWHKSDNRLQMSPVLDSTDLYLACSKDCDAQLQENLRKAVEGLRAEGMIQRIQDTYRPER encoded by the coding sequence GTGGCTGTGCGCTGGATCTGTCTCGTCGTATTGCTCCCCTCGCTGAGCCTGAGCGTAACAGCACAGGAGCCGCTGGAGCTGCATATGCCGGACGCGCCGCCGCTGACCTTTGCCAGCTTCCAGGGCGGCTATGGCATGGTCGGCGATGTGGCATTGGCCGCCATTTCCCGCGCGGGGTATCTCAGTCATATCCATGTAACACCCTGGCTTCGTGCGCAGCAGCGCGTTAGTCGCGGGCAGAATATGCTGATCATCCCGCTTTCACGCACGCCGGAGCGCGAAGCACTGTACACCTGGATTGCGCCAATTGCGCCGCTTGAACGCGCCTTCTTCAGCCTCGACGCGCCAGTGGCTGACTTTGCCGAAGCACGTAAGCGTTACCGGCGTGTCGCCGTCGGCATGGGCACCGCGCAAATGGAAATACTCAAGGATCAAGGCTTTACCGATGAACAGATTGTCAGCCTGAAGTTGGGCGATAACCCCGCGCGCATGCTCGAGCTAAAGCGCGTCGATGCCTGGTTCGCCGGGGTGCCGGAAGGGTTGTATCAGTGGCACAAAAGCGACAACAGATTGCAGATGAGCCCTGTGTTGGACAGCACCGATCTTTACCTGGCCTGCTCGAAAGACTGCGATGCGCAATTGCAGGAAAATCTGCGCAAGGCAGTCGAAGGGCTACGCGCCGAAGGCATGATCCAGCGCATCCAGGACACCTACCGCCCCGAACGTTAA
- a CDS encoding acetoacetate--CoA ligase yields the protein MQQPLWTPSKERITTTRMDGFRRFVNQRHSLQLADYPALHVWSVEQRESFWQAIVEFFEIRFSAQPEAVLQEGSAMPSAHWFPGATLNFAEHLLRRRDHHPALIAIGEDGSREQLSYAQLAAHVAGLQCSLRAAGVGIGDRVAAFMPNTWQTVVGMLAASSLGATWSSCSPDFGTQGVIDRFGQIEPKVLIAAAGYRYAGKSLDLTAKLNEILERLPSLEQLIVVPYANAQANAADFHSEAKVSLWQDFYQAGGEPEFTQVAFNHPLYILYSSGTTGVPKCIVHGTGGTLLQHAKELGLHTDLTRDDTLFYYTTCGWMMWNWLVSGLALGATLVLFDGSPFHPGAERLIDLIDAENISIFGTSAKFLAALEKAGAKPTQTHSLQRLKAILSTGSPLSHESFEYVYRAIKADLCLSSISGGTDIVSCFALGNPVLPVWRGELQCKGLGMDVQVWNDAGTAVSGEKGELVCAQHFPSMPVGFWKDDDGSKFRAAYFETFPGIWAHGDYAEITEHNGLVIHGRSDAVLNPGGVRIGTAEIYRQVEKVEAVLESIAIGQAWEDDVRVVLFVRLREGMVLDDALQAQIRQVIRANTTPRHVPAKIIAVADIPRTISGKIVELAVRNVVHGKPVKNTDALANPKALELYRDLAELRD from the coding sequence ATGCAACAGCCCTTGTGGACCCCCTCCAAGGAACGTATCACCACCACCCGGATGGACGGCTTCCGCCGCTTCGTCAATCAGCGCCACAGCCTGCAACTGGCCGACTACCCGGCGCTGCATGTCTGGAGCGTGGAACAGCGTGAAAGCTTCTGGCAGGCGATTGTCGAGTTCTTCGAGATCCGCTTTAGTGCACAGCCCGAGGCCGTACTGCAAGAAGGCAGCGCCATGCCCAGCGCCCACTGGTTTCCCGGTGCAACGCTGAACTTTGCAGAACATCTGCTGCGTCGCCGCGATCACCATCCTGCTCTGATCGCAATTGGCGAAGATGGCAGCCGCGAACAACTGAGCTATGCCCAACTGGCCGCCCATGTCGCCGGCTTGCAATGCAGCCTGCGTGCCGCTGGCGTCGGTATCGGCGACAGGGTTGCCGCCTTTATGCCCAATACCTGGCAGACGGTGGTCGGCATGCTGGCTGCCAGCAGCCTGGGCGCCACCTGGTCGAGTTGCTCACCCGACTTCGGCACGCAGGGGGTGATCGACCGCTTCGGCCAGATTGAACCCAAGGTATTGATCGCCGCCGCCGGTTACCGCTACGCCGGCAAGAGCCTGGACCTGACGGCCAAGCTCAACGAAATTCTCGAACGGCTGCCCTCGCTTGAGCAGTTGATTGTGGTGCCCTACGCCAATGCCCAGGCCAACGCTGCCGACTTCCACTCGGAGGCCAAAGTTTCGTTGTGGCAGGACTTCTACCAGGCCGGCGGCGAACCCGAATTCACCCAGGTAGCCTTCAATCACCCGCTGTATATCCTCTATTCCAGCGGCACCACCGGCGTGCCCAAGTGCATCGTGCACGGCACCGGCGGCACCTTGCTGCAGCACGCCAAAGAACTCGGCCTGCACACTGACCTGACCCGCGATGACACGCTGTTTTACTACACCACCTGCGGTTGGATGATGTGGAACTGGCTGGTCTCAGGATTAGCGCTGGGCGCGACGCTGGTGCTGTTTGACGGTTCGCCCTTCCATCCTGGGGCCGAACGTTTGATCGACCTGATCGATGCGGAAAACATCAGCATCTTCGGTACCAGCGCCAAGTTTCTCGCGGCGCTGGAAAAAGCCGGTGCCAAGCCCACTCAAACACACAGCCTGCAGCGTCTTAAGGCGATTCTGTCGACCGGCTCGCCGCTGTCCCACGAAAGCTTCGAGTACGTCTACCGCGCGATCAAAGCCGATCTCTGCCTGTCATCGATCTCCGGCGGCACCGACATCGTCTCCTGCTTCGCCCTCGGCAACCCGGTGCTGCCGGTGTGGCGCGGTGAGCTGCAATGCAAGGGCTTGGGCATGGACGTGCAGGTGTGGAACGACGCAGGCACCGCGGTCAGCGGCGAAAAAGGCGAACTGGTTTGCGCACAGCACTTTCCCTCAATGCCGGTGGGTTTCTGGAAGGATGACGATGGCAGCAAGTTCCGGGCGGCCTACTTTGAGACCTTCCCCGGCATCTGGGCTCACGGTGATTACGCCGAAATCACTGAGCACAATGGGCTGGTGATTCACGGCCGCAGTGACGCGGTACTCAACCCCGGCGGCGTGCGCATCGGCACCGCGGAAATATACCGCCAGGTGGAAAAGGTCGAAGCTGTGCTGGAGTCCATCGCCATCGGTCAGGCGTGGGAGGATGACGTGCGGGTGGTGCTGTTTGTGCGGCTGCGCGAGGGCATGGTGCTTGACGATGCCCTGCAGGCACAGATCCGGCAGGTCATCCGCGCCAACACCACGCCGCGCCATGTGCCGGCCAAGATCATCGCCGTGGCGGATATCCCGCGCACCATCAGCGGCAAAATCGTCGAGTTGGCGGTGCGCAACGTGGTGCACGGCAAACCGGTGAAAAACACCGACGCCCTGGCTAATCCAAAGGCGTTGGAGTTGTACCGCGACCTGGCGGAACTACGGGACTGA
- a CDS encoding hydroxymethylglutaryl-CoA lyase, with translation MNIPNHVSLVEVGPRDGLQNEKQPISVADKVRLVDDLSAAGLRYIEVGSFVSPKWVPQMAGSAEVFAQIQQLPGITYAALAPNLKGFEGALEAGVREVAVFAAASEAFSQKNINCSIRESLERFVPVMDAAKQHGIRVRGYVSCVLGCPYDGSVPAEQVASVARELYAMGCYEVSLGDTIGAGTARATRHLLNVVGREVPRNLLAGHFHDTYGQALANIYASLLEGISVFDSSVAGLGGCPYAKGATGNVATEDVLYLLEGLGIETGIDMGRLIAAGQRICAVLDKPNGSRVARAKLASA, from the coding sequence ATGAACATACCCAATCACGTCAGCCTGGTCGAAGTCGGCCCGCGTGACGGTTTGCAGAATGAGAAACAGCCGATCAGCGTGGCCGACAAGGTGCGCCTGGTCGATGACCTGTCCGCTGCTGGCCTGCGCTACATCGAGGTGGGCAGCTTTGTTTCGCCCAAGTGGGTACCTCAGATGGCGGGTTCCGCTGAGGTGTTTGCTCAGATTCAGCAGTTGCCGGGTATTACCTACGCCGCCCTGGCACCCAATCTGAAAGGCTTTGAAGGTGCGTTGGAAGCCGGCGTGCGCGAAGTGGCGGTGTTTGCTGCCGCGTCGGAAGCCTTCTCGCAGAAGAATATCAACTGTTCGATCCGCGAGAGCCTGGAGCGCTTTGTCCCGGTGATGGACGCCGCCAAGCAGCATGGCATCCGCGTGCGCGGTTATGTCTCCTGCGTACTGGGCTGCCCCTATGACGGCAGCGTGCCAGCAGAGCAAGTCGCCAGCGTGGCCCGTGAGCTGTATGCCATGGGCTGCTATGAGGTTTCCCTGGGCGACACCATAGGTGCCGGCACTGCCAGAGCTACCCGTCACCTGCTCAACGTGGTCGGCCGCGAAGTGCCACGTAATCTGCTGGCCGGGCACTTTCACGACACCTACGGTCAGGCTTTGGCCAATATCTATGCGAGCCTCTTGGAAGGTATCAGTGTCTTCGACAGCTCGGTTGCGGGTCTCGGCGGCTGCCCTTACGCCAAAGGCGCCACTGGCAATGTCGCCACAGAGGATGTGCTGTACCTGCTTGAAGGCCTGGGCATCGAAACCGGTATTGATATGGGCCGGCTGATCGCCGCCGGCCAGCGCATTTGCGCCGTGCTGGATAAACCCAATGGCTCTCGGGTAGCGCGGGCAAAACTGGCTAGCGCGTAG
- a CDS encoding acetyl/propionyl/methylcrotonyl-CoA carboxylase subunit alpha: MSLKPIDTLLVANRGEIACRVMRTAKAMGIQTVAVHSAIDAHARHVREADLAVNLGGAKPADSYLLIDTIISAAKASGAQAIHPGYGFLSENAGFARAIEAAGLIFLGPPAAAIDAMGSKSAAKALMEAAGVPLVPGYHGEAQDVETFRVAAEQIGYPVLLKAAAGGGGKGMKVVERESELAEALASAQREAQSSFGDARMLVEKYVLKPRHVEIQVFADQHGNCLYLNERDCSIQRRHQKVVEEAPAPGLSAELRRAMGEAAVKAAQAIGYVGAGTVEFLLDERGDFFFMEMNTRLQVEHPVTELITGLDLVAWQIRVARGEALPITQEQVPLMGHAIEVRLYAEDPDNDFLPATGTLALYREADAGPGRRVDSGVTEGDEVSPFYDPMLGKLIAWGANREEARLRLLAMLKETCVGGVKTNLAFLQRVLAHPAFAKAELDTGFIPRHEAQLLPPVGELPAEFWQLAAEAFVQSEAPLQRHDDCHSPWTHHNGLRLGLPAEIDLHLSCQNERQVVRLRHAAPSAMHLHGEQLHVERDGLRQQHRAIRRGDCLYLHYAGALQAVSLYDPIAEVEASHQQHGGLTAPMNGSIVRVLVEAGQHVEAGTALVVLEAMKMEHSIRAPQAGTVKALYCREGEMVSEGTVLVELEEAGA, translated from the coding sequence ATGAGCCTCAAGCCTATCGACACCCTGCTGGTGGCCAATCGTGGCGAAATCGCCTGCCGCGTGATGCGCACGGCCAAGGCCATGGGCATCCAGACGGTGGCAGTGCACAGCGCCATCGACGCCCACGCCCGCCATGTGCGCGAAGCCGATCTGGCGGTGAACCTGGGCGGTGCCAAGCCGGCGGACAGCTACCTGTTGATCGACACGATCATTTCCGCAGCCAAAGCCAGCGGTGCTCAGGCCATCCATCCTGGCTATGGCTTTCTTTCGGAGAACGCCGGCTTTGCCCGCGCCATCGAAGCTGCCGGCTTGATCTTCCTCGGCCCACCCGCCGCGGCCATCGACGCCATGGGCAGCAAGTCCGCCGCCAAAGCGCTGATGGAAGCCGCCGGAGTACCGCTGGTGCCGGGCTATCACGGCGAAGCGCAGGATGTTGAAACCTTCCGCGTGGCTGCTGAGCAGATTGGTTATCCGGTGCTGCTGAAAGCCGCTGCCGGTGGCGGTGGCAAAGGCATGAAGGTGGTTGAGCGTGAAAGCGAACTGGCCGAGGCCCTGGCCAGCGCCCAACGCGAAGCGCAGTCCTCGTTCGGCGACGCGCGCATGCTGGTGGAAAAATACGTACTCAAGCCACGCCATGTGGAGATTCAGGTGTTTGCTGACCAGCACGGCAACTGTCTGTACCTGAATGAACGCGACTGCTCAATCCAACGTCGCCACCAGAAGGTCGTCGAAGAAGCGCCGGCTCCGGGGCTGTCAGCCGAACTGCGCCGCGCCATGGGCGAAGCGGCCGTCAAGGCGGCGCAAGCCATCGGTTATGTCGGCGCAGGCACCGTGGAGTTCCTGCTGGATGAGCGTGGTGACTTCTTCTTTATGGAGATGAACACCCGCCTGCAGGTCGAACACCCAGTCACCGAGCTGATTACCGGCCTGGATCTGGTGGCCTGGCAGATTCGCGTCGCCCGCGGCGAGGCGCTGCCGATCACTCAAGAACAGGTGCCGCTGATGGGCCACGCCATCGAAGTGCGCCTGTACGCCGAAGACCCGGATAACGATTTTCTGCCTGCTACCGGAACCCTGGCGCTGTACCGTGAAGCCGATGCTGGCCCTGGCCGCCGAGTCGACAGCGGCGTGACCGAAGGTGATGAAGTCTCGCCGTTCTATGACCCGATGCTCGGCAAGCTGATCGCCTGGGGCGCAAACCGCGAGGAAGCAAGGCTGCGCCTGCTGGCCATGCTCAAGGAAACCTGCGTCGGCGGTGTTAAAACCAACCTGGCGTTCCTGCAACGTGTACTGGCCCATCCGGCCTTTGCCAAAGCGGAGTTGGATACCGGCTTTATACCGCGCCATGAAGCCCAACTGCTGCCACCTGTGGGCGAATTGCCAGCCGAATTCTGGCAACTGGCTGCCGAGGCCTTTGTGCAGAGCGAAGCGCCACTGCAGCGCCACGACGACTGTCACTCACCCTGGACGCATCACAACGGCCTGCGCCTGGGTTTACCGGCTGAAATTGATCTGCACCTGAGTTGCCAGAATGAGCGTCAGGTGGTTCGCCTGCGCCATGCGGCACCTTCTGCCATGCACCTGCACGGTGAGCAGTTGCACGTCGAACGCGACGGTCTGCGTCAGCAACACCGCGCCATTCGCCGTGGCGATTGCCTGTATCTGCACTATGCGGGCGCGTTGCAGGCGGTCAGCCTCTATGACCCGATTGCCGAAGTCGAAGCCAGCCATCAGCAACACGGCGGCCTTACCGCCCCCATGAACGGCAGCATCGTGCGGGTGCTGGTAGAAGCCGGCCAGCATGTAGAAGCCGGCACCGCGCTGGTGGTGCTGGAAGCGATGAAGATGGAACACAGCATCCGCGCGCCACAGGCCGGCACGGTCAAGGCGCTGTATTGCCGCGAAGGCGAGATGGTCAGCGAAGGGACTGTGCTGGTGGAGCTGGAAGAGGCCGGCGCATAG
- a CDS encoding gamma-carboxygeranoyl-CoA hydratase has translation MTDFNTIELQTDPRGFATLWLNRADKNNAFNAEMIRELILALDAVMADKSLRFLLLRGRGKHFSAGADLAWMQHAATLDYTANLADSRELAELMHNLYQLKIPTLAVVQGAAFGGALGLISCCDMAIGTVDAQLCLSEVRIGLAPAVISPFVVQAIGERAARRYALTAERFSGERAQELGLFAECYAADALEQAVVEWVDTLLLNSPQAMLASKDLLREVGSGVLTPALRRYTENAIARIRVSAEGQEGLRAFLDKRKPAWQEQ, from the coding sequence ATGACCGACTTCAACACCATCGAACTGCAAACAGACCCACGCGGCTTTGCCACCCTCTGGCTCAACCGTGCGGACAAGAACAACGCCTTTAACGCCGAGATGATCCGCGAGCTGATTCTCGCCCTCGACGCGGTGATGGCCGACAAAAGCCTGCGCTTCCTGCTGTTGCGCGGCCGCGGTAAGCACTTCTCCGCCGGCGCCGACCTGGCCTGGATGCAGCACGCGGCAACCCTGGACTACACCGCCAACCTGGCCGACTCCCGTGAGCTGGCCGAGCTGATGCACAACCTGTATCAGCTGAAGATTCCTACTCTGGCCGTGGTGCAAGGCGCGGCCTTTGGCGGCGCGCTGGGGTTGATCAGTTGCTGCGACATGGCCATCGGCACGGTTGACGCCCAGTTGTGCCTGTCCGAAGTGCGCATCGGTTTGGCACCAGCGGTGATCAGCCCCTTTGTCGTACAGGCGATTGGCGAGCGCGCCGCGCGGCGCTATGCCCTGACCGCCGAGCGTTTTAGCGGTGAGCGTGCTCAGGAACTGGGGCTGTTTGCCGAATGCTATGCCGCCGATGCCCTGGAGCAGGCCGTGGTCGAGTGGGTCGATACGCTGCTGCTCAACAGCCCGCAAGCGATGCTCGCCAGCAAGGATTTACTGCGTGAAGTCGGCAGCGGTGTGCTCACCCCAGCGCTGCGCCGTTACACAGAAAACGCCATCGCTCGCATCCGCGTCAGCGCTGAAGGTCAGGAAGGTCTGCGCGCCTTTCTGGATAAACGCAAACCCGCCTGGCAGGAGCAATAA
- a CDS encoding carboxyl transferase domain-containing protein, with translation MAILHTQINTRSPEFAVNQAAMLTQVNDLRALLARVHEGGGAKAQERHTSRGKLLPRERINRLLDIGSPFLEIGQLAAHEVYGEEVPAAGVVAGIGRVEGVECMIVANDATVKGGSYYPLTVKKHLRAQSIAQQNRLPCIYLVDSGGANLPRQDEVFPDREHFGRIFFNQANMSAMGIPQIAVVMGSCTAGGAYVPAMADEAIMVRNQATIFLAGPPLVKAATGEVVSAEDLGGADVHCKTSGVADHYADNDEHALALARRSIANLNWRKLGVLNNRAPINPLYSGEELYGVIPADAKQPFDVREVIARTVDGSVFDEFKALFGATLVCGFAHIHGYPVAILANNGILFAESAQKGAHFIELACQRGIPLLFLQNITGFMVGQKYESGGIAKHGAKLVNAVACAKVPKFTVIIGGSFGAGNYGMCGRAYDPRFLWMWPNARIGVMGAEQAAGVLVQVKHEQAARAGQSFSAEDEAKLKQPILEQYERQGHPYYSSARLWDDGVIDPAQTRDILGLALSASLNAPIEPSTFGVFRM, from the coding sequence ATGGCCATTCTGCATACCCAGATCAACACCCGCTCTCCGGAGTTCGCCGTCAACCAGGCGGCCATGCTCACCCAGGTAAACGACCTGCGCGCCCTGCTCGCCCGCGTCCACGAAGGCGGCGGTGCCAAGGCTCAGGAGCGCCACACCTCACGGGGTAAGTTACTGCCACGGGAACGCATCAATCGCCTGCTGGATATCGGCTCGCCCTTCCTCGAAATCGGCCAACTGGCCGCCCATGAGGTCTATGGCGAAGAGGTGCCAGCGGCTGGCGTGGTCGCGGGTATCGGCCGGGTCGAGGGGGTGGAATGCATGATCGTCGCCAATGACGCCACGGTCAAAGGCGGCAGCTATTACCCGTTGACGGTGAAAAAGCACCTACGCGCACAAAGCATCGCCCAGCAGAACCGCTTGCCGTGCATCTACCTGGTGGACTCAGGCGGCGCCAACCTGCCGCGTCAGGATGAAGTGTTTCCGGACCGCGAGCACTTCGGGCGGATCTTCTTCAATCAGGCCAACATGAGCGCCATGGGCATCCCGCAGATCGCCGTGGTCATGGGCTCCTGCACCGCTGGCGGCGCCTACGTGCCGGCCATGGCCGATGAAGCAATCATGGTGCGCAACCAGGCCACCATCTTCCTGGCCGGCCCGCCGCTGGTCAAAGCCGCCACCGGTGAGGTGGTCAGCGCCGAAGATCTTGGCGGCGCCGATGTGCACTGCAAGACCAGCGGCGTGGCCGACCATTATGCCGACAACGACGAACACGCCCTGGCCCTGGCCCGCCGTAGCATCGCCAATCTGAACTGGCGCAAGCTCGGCGTGCTGAACAACCGTGCGCCGATCAACCCCCTGTACAGCGGCGAAGAGCTGTACGGGGTGATTCCAGCGGACGCCAAGCAGCCCTTCGATGTGCGTGAAGTCATCGCCCGCACGGTCGATGGCAGCGTATTCGATGAGTTCAAGGCACTGTTTGGCGCTACCTTAGTTTGCGGCTTTGCGCATATCCACGGCTATCCCGTGGCGATCCTCGCCAATAACGGCATTTTGTTCGCCGAGTCCGCGCAGAAAGGCGCGCACTTTATCGAGCTGGCCTGCCAGCGCGGCATTCCTTTGCTGTTCCTGCAGAACATCACCGGCTTTATGGTCGGGCAGAAGTACGAATCCGGCGGCATCGCCAAACACGGCGCCAAGCTGGTCAACGCCGTGGCCTGCGCCAAGGTGCCTAAATTCACCGTGATCATCGGCGGCAGCTTCGGTGCCGGTAACTATGGCATGTGTGGCCGTGCCTATGACCCACGCTTCCTGTGGATGTGGCCGAATGCGCGCATCGGCGTAATGGGCGCCGAACAGGCCGCTGGCGTGCTGGTGCAGGTCAAGCACGAACAGGCTGCTCGCGCGGGGCAGAGCTTTTCCGCCGAGGATGAAGCCAAGCTCAAGCAGCCGATCCTCGAACAGTACGAACGCCAGGGCCACCCCTACTACTCCAGTGCCCGCCTGTGGGATGACGGCGTGATCGACCCGGCGCAGACACGCGACATACTCGGTCTGGCGCTGTCTGCCAGCCTGAACGCGCCGATTGAGCCGAGCACATTTGGTGTGTTCCGCATGTAA
- a CDS encoding isovaleryl-CoA dehydrogenase codes for MSYPTLNFGLGETIDMLRDSVHHFAQAELAPRAAQIDRDNEFPMDMWRKFGDMGLLGMTVEEEYGGTNMGYLAHVVAMEEISRASASVGLSYGAHSNLCLNQIRKNGTHEQKAKYLPKLCSGEHIGALAMSEPNAGSDVVSMKLRAEKRGDRYVLNGNKMWITNGPDAHTYVIYAKTDLNAGSRGMTAFIVERDYKGFSRHQKLDKLGMRGSNTCELLFEDCEVPEENILGAEGGGVRVLMSGLDYERTVLSGGPTGIMSACMDVVLPYVHERQQFKQSIGEFQLVQGKLADMYAGMNASKSYLYNVAKACDRGEESRKDAAAVILYTAEMATKMALDTIQLLGGNGYTNEYPAGRLLRDAKLYEIGAGTSEIRRMLIGRELFNETK; via the coding sequence ATGAGCTACCCAACCCTCAACTTCGGTCTCGGCGAGACCATCGATATGCTGCGCGACTCGGTGCACCATTTCGCTCAAGCCGAGCTGGCCCCGCGTGCCGCGCAGATCGACCGCGACAACGAGTTCCCCATGGACATGTGGCGCAAGTTTGGCGACATGGGCCTGCTCGGCATGACCGTGGAAGAGGAATACGGCGGCACCAACATGGGCTACCTGGCGCATGTGGTGGCGATGGAAGAGATCAGCCGCGCCTCGGCCTCGGTCGGCCTGTCCTACGGCGCCCATTCCAACCTGTGCCTGAACCAGATCCGCAAGAACGGCACCCACGAGCAGAAGGCCAAGTACCTGCCCAAACTGTGCTCCGGCGAGCATATCGGCGCCCTGGCCATGAGCGAGCCGAATGCCGGCTCTGACGTGGTGTCGATGAAACTGCGCGCCGAGAAACGCGGCGACCGCTATGTACTCAACGGCAACAAGATGTGGATCACCAACGGCCCCGACGCCCACACCTACGTGATCTACGCCAAGACCGACCTCAACGCCGGCTCACGCGGCATGACCGCCTTTATCGTCGAGCGCGACTACAAGGGGTTCTCCCGCCACCAAAAGCTGGACAAACTGGGCATGCGCGGCTCCAACACCTGCGAACTGCTGTTCGAGGATTGCGAAGTGCCGGAAGAGAACATCCTCGGCGCGGAAGGTGGCGGCGTGCGCGTGCTGATGAGCGGCCTGGACTACGAGCGCACCGTGCTCTCCGGCGGCCCGACCGGGATCATGAGCGCATGCATGGACGTGGTGCTGCCCTATGTGCACGAGCGTCAGCAGTTCAAACAATCGATCGGCGAATTCCAGCTGGTGCAGGGCAAGCTGGCCGACATGTACGCCGGCATGAACGCCTCCAAGTCTTACCTGTACAACGTCGCCAAGGCTTGCGACCGCGGCGAGGAATCGCGCAAGGACGCCGCCGCCGTGATCCTCTACACCGCCGAGATGGCCACCAAGATGGCGCTGGACACCATCCAGCTGCTCGGCGGTAACGGCTATACCAACGAATACCCGGCCGGCCGTTTGCTGCGTGACGCCAAGCTCTATGAGATCGGCGCGGGCACCAGCGAGATCCGCCGCATGCTGATCGGCCGCGAGCTGTTTAACGAGACGAAATAG